In Stieleria varia, one genomic interval encodes:
- a CDS encoding cyclic nucleotide-binding domain-containing protein: protein MERLQTIPVQRPSRWDEPLDASMTDADVSWLRSRGPFNRMDPASFPRSIPLDGVLKYDCRLNRCEPGEIIVREGDYGNSAFLVIAGEVSVVAHALSPEQLGRTPEPPMSWGDALKRFLWPSPFPETRSVSQITPRSPGGKETTEQTIRQVDDRPAVFLQDFDAVLRANDTVSLGPGELFGEVAAMYRSPRTATVIATTEATLLEIRWQGLRVMRRDKGFADTLESHYRTHWLPVHLKELPLLRHLPEQNLQNVIAATQLRSYGRMEWNADYKKTRTLPAAAQIESEPLVATEGNMPTELVIVRSGFARMSQQHGAGHRTTAYLGAGHIFGLDEIAYNSLRDQSLPPRRLENSLRAVGFLDAITIPVETFAHDILPHVRKSELPESAAEIMTRFTEKRTERRRSERRNQNSPIDEDVQHASGATFESTGLLEFIVQNRLNNGRQAMVVDLHRCTRCDDCVKACASVHDGNPRFARQGVKYDRLQFVQSCMHCTDPVCMIGCPTGAISRSKTTGVVSIHEPICVGCGVCAAACPYENIKMADVFDASGRAYTDTDSGKAIRKATKCDMCESSPSGPACAAACPHDALVRIDLSESPPLTTWLERRS from the coding sequence ATGGAACGATTGCAAACCATACCCGTGCAGCGTCCCAGTCGCTGGGACGAACCGCTGGACGCGTCGATGACCGATGCCGACGTCTCGTGGCTGCGCTCGCGTGGACCGTTCAACCGCATGGATCCGGCGTCATTTCCGCGTTCCATCCCGCTGGACGGAGTGCTCAAGTACGACTGTCGGCTGAACCGTTGCGAGCCGGGTGAGATCATTGTTCGCGAGGGAGACTACGGCAACAGCGCGTTCTTGGTGATAGCGGGCGAAGTCTCCGTGGTTGCTCACGCATTGTCACCCGAGCAACTTGGACGCACGCCCGAGCCGCCGATGAGCTGGGGTGACGCGTTGAAACGTTTTCTATGGCCGTCGCCCTTCCCCGAAACACGCTCTGTCTCGCAAATCACACCTCGATCCCCCGGGGGCAAGGAAACAACGGAGCAAACGATCCGTCAGGTCGATGATCGCCCAGCGGTGTTCTTGCAGGATTTTGACGCCGTCCTGCGTGCAAACGATACGGTGTCCTTGGGACCCGGCGAGTTGTTCGGCGAAGTCGCTGCGATGTACCGTTCGCCTCGAACCGCCACCGTGATCGCGACCACCGAAGCCACTTTGCTGGAGATCCGTTGGCAAGGCTTGAGGGTGATGCGGAGAGACAAAGGCTTTGCCGATACATTGGAATCGCACTACCGAACGCACTGGCTGCCCGTGCACTTGAAAGAGCTGCCCCTGCTGCGTCACCTGCCCGAACAGAACCTGCAGAACGTGATTGCGGCCACCCAATTGCGATCCTACGGACGTATGGAGTGGAATGCCGACTACAAAAAGACTCGTACTCTGCCCGCCGCTGCACAGATCGAATCCGAACCATTGGTTGCCACGGAAGGCAACATGCCGACGGAGCTGGTGATCGTTCGCAGCGGCTTTGCTCGAATGTCTCAGCAGCACGGTGCAGGACACCGAACAACGGCCTACTTGGGCGCCGGACATATCTTTGGTCTCGATGAGATCGCGTACAACTCGCTGCGGGATCAATCCTTGCCGCCCCGTCGGCTTGAGAACTCGCTACGCGCCGTCGGTTTCTTGGACGCCATCACCATCCCGGTCGAGACGTTTGCGCACGATATCCTGCCGCACGTCCGCAAGAGCGAATTGCCGGAGTCCGCGGCAGAAATCATGACTCGGTTCACCGAGAAACGCACCGAGCGTCGGCGCAGCGAGCGACGAAACCAGAACTCACCGATCGATGAAGACGTCCAGCATGCGTCCGGTGCAACGTTCGAATCCACAGGATTGCTGGAGTTCATTGTTCAGAATCGCCTCAACAACGGTCGTCAAGCAATGGTGGTTGATTTGCACCGCTGTACGCGATGTGATGATTGCGTGAAAGCCTGTGCGAGCGTGCACGACGGCAATCCGCGATTCGCACGTCAGGGCGTCAAGTACGATCGATTGCAGTTCGTACAGTCGTGCATGCACTGTACCGATCCGGTTTGCATGATCGGATGCCCCACCGGAGCGATCAGTCGCAGCAAGACGACGGGCGTCGTTTCGATCCACGAACCCATCTGTGTCGGCTGTGGTGTTTGCGCTGCGGCATGCCCCTACGAGAACATCAAGATGGCGGACGTCTTTGATGCCAGCGGCCGCGCTTACACCGACACCGACAGTGGCAAGGCGATTCGCAAGGCGACGAAGTGTGACATGTGCGAAAGTTCGCCAAGTGGCCCGGCATGCGCCGCCGCTTGCCCGCACGACGCGCTGGTGCGAATCGACTTGTCGGAATCCCCGCCGTTGACGACTTGGTTGGAGCGTCGGAGCTAA
- a CDS encoding FG-GAP-like repeat-containing protein — MTSPFRSSSSTFASSVSGKAWLRAKPCRSCIVLLACLVLSIGCNSGTKQETAQPDVPANPLGTMKLSIKTGDWQRASEMVSLVKEQNSDDPDAMALVARVVHHGGDANQAAELLRKSCQLEGYRSEARVRQAMIAMVEVGRLYDGMELLRAAVDKHPEQHETKRWLYDFYVGTENHSPAESLGEQLIRDRKFDEELLLSFTAPGKRSLDEKPLDAMVERYPDDRRPLLGTAKAFFDDSDYEQSIELLRSILEQFPQHLPSYALLGRAYAAKGMWSELEAWEENAPDGISQFAAYWIARGDLARSRDDAAAAVAMYWQATRSGRFYESLAWSRLATTAEQLSQSDERVTDEMVDAIRSHSVAIARLEQLKDRFVRTGRVSRSMVSEIVDAIDALGRPWEAEAWAAFGMTLPEDDSVDLDAQRAKIVNSLAGSTPWQLPQPIDEFQQNEVLAISTHDMTAAKQPALPTDQSTTTDESLTLAGALKNEAAERGLIVDLHTSETLDTPGISLHETLGCGGGTIDFDLDGWSDLYFVGAGGMPAKKDSQANQLMRNLSGHFADVSQVSRTDDRGFGQGVAVGDVNADGFPDLLVLNYGQNALLINRGDGTFADHGNTINAPDDISWSTSGAIADLNGDALPELIVVNYCAGLGPVTDGCPMAGTTTERSCTPTKFPALRDQFFEAQPDGGFVDSTEQWNANPSVPGRGLGIVVGSLDDQPGNEVLVANDMTENHFWQRSGAESFSLAESGILRGLGVDDRSVAQGSMGIATGDLDGDGDIDFYVTNFDGEYNTFHQNWGGGIWQDDTARRNLVADTVPLVGFGSEAMDLNNDGSLELVVTNGHVDLFSRGEEKAMYAQPMQVFSRNGSQWRQADGVIAGSYGQNPHVGRALWTIDANHDGALDAVVTHQTEAAALLMGQPSGSHWISIRLVGVTDERDAIGAVVTLRYADRTQTQFVLSGDGYLCSNERSVRFGLGEYSGDCTVSVTWPGGDIQTWQNLSPNQPWILTQGQADASDG, encoded by the coding sequence ATGACATCACCGTTCCGCTCGTCGTCCTCGACTTTCGCGTCATCCGTTTCAGGCAAGGCTTGGCTGCGGGCAAAGCCTTGCCGATCTTGCATCGTTCTGCTTGCTTGCTTGGTTCTGTCAATCGGTTGCAACTCCGGCACCAAACAAGAGACCGCGCAGCCCGACGTGCCCGCGAACCCGCTGGGGACGATGAAACTGTCGATCAAGACCGGGGACTGGCAACGCGCCAGCGAAATGGTCTCGCTGGTCAAAGAACAAAACAGCGACGATCCCGATGCAATGGCGTTGGTCGCACGCGTGGTTCACCACGGGGGAGACGCCAATCAAGCCGCCGAGTTGCTGAGAAAATCTTGCCAGCTGGAAGGCTACCGCTCCGAAGCTCGTGTGCGTCAAGCCATGATTGCGATGGTCGAAGTCGGCCGCTTGTACGACGGTATGGAGTTGCTGAGGGCCGCCGTCGACAAGCATCCCGAGCAGCACGAAACCAAACGCTGGCTTTATGACTTCTACGTCGGCACAGAGAACCACTCGCCCGCCGAATCGCTCGGTGAGCAACTGATCCGAGATCGCAAGTTCGACGAAGAACTATTGTTGTCGTTCACGGCGCCGGGCAAACGATCGCTCGATGAAAAACCATTGGACGCCATGGTGGAGCGGTACCCCGACGATCGGCGTCCGTTGTTGGGCACCGCCAAAGCATTCTTTGACGACAGTGATTATGAACAAAGCATCGAGCTGCTGCGTTCGATCCTGGAACAGTTTCCCCAGCACCTGCCGAGCTACGCATTGTTGGGACGTGCCTATGCGGCCAAAGGCATGTGGTCCGAATTGGAAGCCTGGGAGGAGAACGCTCCCGACGGAATCTCGCAGTTTGCCGCCTACTGGATCGCCCGTGGCGATCTGGCTCGATCCCGTGACGATGCTGCCGCTGCGGTTGCGATGTATTGGCAAGCAACACGTAGCGGACGATTCTATGAAAGTCTCGCGTGGTCACGTTTGGCAACCACCGCTGAACAGTTGAGTCAATCCGACGAGCGAGTCACGGACGAAATGGTCGACGCAATCCGTTCACATTCGGTCGCGATTGCGAGATTGGAACAGTTGAAGGATCGTTTCGTTCGCACCGGACGCGTATCGCGGTCGATGGTGTCGGAGATTGTCGATGCGATTGACGCTCTGGGCCGGCCTTGGGAAGCCGAAGCGTGGGCGGCATTCGGCATGACATTGCCCGAAGACGACTCGGTGGACTTGGATGCTCAACGTGCCAAAATCGTCAACTCACTTGCTGGATCAACACCATGGCAACTGCCACAGCCGATCGACGAGTTCCAACAGAATGAGGTTCTGGCGATTTCAACCCACGACATGACGGCAGCGAAACAACCGGCGCTGCCAACCGATCAGAGTACCACCACCGACGAGAGTCTGACGCTCGCCGGGGCATTGAAGAACGAGGCCGCTGAACGTGGTTTGATCGTGGATCTGCACACCAGCGAAACTCTGGATACCCCAGGGATCTCGTTGCATGAGACACTCGGTTGCGGCGGCGGAACGATCGATTTTGATTTGGACGGATGGAGTGATCTCTATTTCGTCGGCGCCGGAGGTATGCCTGCGAAAAAAGACTCCCAGGCGAATCAACTGATGCGAAACTTGTCAGGACACTTTGCCGATGTCTCGCAAGTATCTCGGACTGATGATCGCGGCTTTGGACAAGGCGTTGCGGTCGGCGATGTCAACGCGGACGGTTTCCCTGATCTGTTGGTTTTGAATTACGGACAGAACGCGTTGCTGATCAACCGGGGCGACGGCACGTTTGCCGACCACGGCAACACCATCAACGCACCGGATGATATCTCCTGGTCGACCAGTGGAGCGATCGCGGATTTGAACGGCGACGCATTACCAGAGTTGATCGTGGTCAACTACTGCGCCGGACTTGGGCCGGTGACCGATGGATGCCCGATGGCGGGAACGACGACTGAGAGGTCTTGCACGCCGACAAAATTCCCCGCGTTGCGTGACCAGTTTTTTGAAGCCCAACCCGACGGAGGCTTTGTTGATTCAACGGAGCAATGGAATGCAAATCCAAGTGTGCCCGGCCGCGGACTTGGGATCGTCGTGGGTAGCCTGGACGATCAGCCGGGTAACGAAGTTCTCGTTGCCAACGACATGACAGAGAATCATTTTTGGCAACGGTCGGGGGCGGAGTCCTTTTCACTGGCGGAATCGGGAATCCTGAGAGGCCTCGGCGTGGACGATCGCTCCGTCGCGCAAGGTTCCATGGGGATCGCGACCGGCGACCTGGATGGCGATGGCGATATCGATTTCTACGTCACCAACTTTGACGGCGAGTACAACACGTTTCACCAGAACTGGGGCGGTGGCATTTGGCAAGACGACACCGCGCGACGAAACCTCGTCGCGGACACCGTGCCCCTGGTCGGGTTCGGCAGCGAAGCGATGGACTTGAACAACGATGGCAGCTTGGAGCTGGTGGTCACCAACGGTCATGTCGATCTCTTTTCACGAGGTGAAGAAAAGGCGATGTACGCCCAACCGATGCAAGTCTTTTCGCGAAACGGTTCCCAATGGCGTCAAGCCGACGGTGTGATCGCGGGCAGCTATGGTCAGAATCCGCATGTCGGTCGCGCTTTGTGGACCATCGATGCCAATCATGATGGGGCATTGGATGCCGTCGTCACGCATCAGACAGAGGCCGCCGCGTTACTGATGGGACAACCCAGCGGTTCTCACTGGATCTCCATACGTTTGGTGGGTGTCACGGACGAGCGTGATGCGATCGGCGCCGTGGTGACGCTGCGGTATGCTGACCGCACGCAGACGCAGTTTGTTCTCTCAGGCGACGGATACTTGTGTAGTAATGAACGGTCCGTCCGTTTCGGGCTGGGTGAATACTCCGGTGATTGTACGGTTAGCGTCACATGGCCCGGTGGCGACATCCAAACCTGGCAAAACCTATCGCCCAACCAACCCTGGATTTTGACTCAAGGGCAAGCTGACGCGAGTGACGGTTGA
- a CDS encoding FG-GAP repeat domain-containing protein has protein sequence MKFPLFNKPWFTGVAIGLFSVAMFSVGCGRSTNDRDLPSSIAGTESSTNNSDAQNAAFLTSVQTDVERFCSDCHMMPRPGSAARDEWPDEVAQGFRLYQESGRTDLTPPEQEIVLKYFQLQAPEKLEIDPAIDDYPTCSLKFRQTVVNFSSADSAITRPAAVTNVRWLDLGFGGGRALVYCDVGSGAVKAYWPSPAAKDSGEPAATNTSTRIATLLQPVHVETCDLDSDGVQELVVADIGEFNANDSDLGQVIWLRRAADSDRFEKTVLLQNISRVADVQPGDFDGDGDQDLLVGIFGWRRTGRIVLLRNRLNELTGNEPTTGDLHPGFELSLIDKRHGAVHVPTIDLNGDGHLDFVALISQDQEAVEGFINDGTGKFSRQIIYQAPDPAYGSSGIELVDLDQDGDTDVLFTNGDSFDRGPKPHHSVQWLENKGEYPYTHHHLLNMPGVLNAKAADFDGDGDLDIAACSLLSDSIGDSIAGRNTSSIVLLVQNEPGKFVPTQLEARDHHHISLEIGDFDSNGKVDLAVGTFHRSRAGQPDLKIWFNEN, from the coding sequence ATGAAGTTTCCTTTGTTCAACAAACCCTGGTTCACTGGCGTGGCGATTGGCCTGTTTTCAGTCGCCATGTTCTCAGTCGGCTGCGGACGCTCCACAAACGACCGCGACTTGCCGTCCAGCATCGCCGGCACTGAATCCAGCACGAACAACTCCGACGCACAGAACGCTGCGTTTCTGACTTCTGTGCAAACGGACGTGGAACGCTTTTGCAGCGACTGTCATATGATGCCCCGACCGGGCAGCGCGGCGCGCGATGAGTGGCCCGATGAAGTCGCCCAGGGATTTCGGCTGTACCAGGAATCCGGACGAACGGACTTGACGCCACCGGAACAAGAGATCGTGTTGAAGTATTTTCAATTGCAAGCGCCCGAGAAACTGGAGATCGACCCTGCGATTGATGACTATCCGACCTGCTCACTCAAGTTTCGCCAAACGGTGGTGAACTTTTCAAGCGCGGACTCCGCCATCACTCGACCAGCGGCGGTCACCAACGTCCGCTGGCTCGATTTGGGATTCGGAGGCGGGCGGGCACTTGTGTACTGTGACGTCGGCTCGGGCGCTGTCAAAGCTTACTGGCCGTCGCCTGCCGCGAAGGACTCGGGCGAACCGGCAGCAACCAACACGTCGACGCGGATCGCAACGTTGCTGCAACCGGTACACGTCGAGACGTGCGATTTGGATTCCGACGGAGTGCAAGAACTGGTGGTCGCTGACATCGGAGAATTCAACGCCAATGACAGCGACTTGGGGCAAGTGATTTGGTTGCGCCGCGCGGCCGACTCGGACAGATTTGAGAAGACCGTCCTACTGCAGAACATCAGCCGAGTTGCCGACGTGCAACCCGGAGATTTCGACGGCGATGGAGATCAAGATCTGTTGGTGGGGATCTTTGGTTGGCGACGCACCGGACGAATCGTGCTGCTGCGCAATCGTTTGAACGAACTGACCGGCAACGAGCCCACGACAGGAGACTTGCATCCAGGGTTCGAGTTGTCGCTGATCGACAAACGCCACGGAGCCGTTCATGTACCGACGATCGATTTGAACGGCGATGGGCATCTCGATTTCGTCGCATTGATCAGCCAAGACCAGGAGGCGGTGGAGGGATTCATCAACGACGGGACCGGCAAGTTCAGTCGCCAGATCATCTATCAAGCGCCGGACCCGGCATACGGTTCCAGCGGCATCGAGTTGGTGGATTTGGATCAAGACGGCGACACCGACGTGCTGTTCACCAACGGAGACTCGTTTGACCGCGGACCCAAACCGCATCACAGCGTTCAGTGGTTGGAGAACAAGGGCGAGTATCCGTACACCCACCACCATCTGTTGAACATGCCGGGCGTATTGAATGCCAAGGCGGCTGACTTCGACGGTGACGGCGATTTGGATATTGCGGCTTGTTCGCTCCTGAGCGATTCCATCGGCGACAGCATCGCAGGTCGAAACACATCCTCGATCGTTTTGTTGGTGCAAAACGAGCCTGGCAAGTTCGTTCCCACTCAGCTTGAGGCTCGGGACCACCATCACATTTCGTTGGAGATCGGCGACTTTGACTCAAACGGCAAAGTCGACTTGGCGGTCGGAACCTTTCATCGTTCCCGTGCCGGGCAACCCGATCTGAAAATCTGGTTCAACGAAAACTGA
- the amt gene encoding ammonium transporter, whose amino-acid sequence MLDSPVDLAWVLISAAMVMLMQAGFCLLESGLVRSKNTINVAMKNLANLCVSGCVFWAVGFGFMYGSSQFGLLGTSDFFPGASFAPQQVALIVFQTAFCGIAATIVAGAVAERMRFVGYLALTVVIAGALYPIFGHWAWGGLLEGSGVGFLRRLGFIDFAGSTVVHSVGGWAALATAIWIGPRLGRFGRRSDRIRGNSLPMAAVGTLILWFGWFGLTAGSTLAVTGQASSIMLNTNLGAMFGGLTSMIFSSAIQRRPVVEHSLNGIIAGLVSVTAGCHVMSPASAACCGALGGMLVTIAMYHLDRWRVDDAVGAVSAHAIAGVWGTLAVALLSNPSTWDTGLSRWEQLGVQITGVVICFIWSFGGTTLACWAINRWIVLRVSPRAECIGLNVIEHDANTELLEMSAEMDRHRRRGSFNRRVETTRFSELGGIARHYNRVLGRVEAEIAQHAETSNKLSIAESRFRGMFENAREGLFQITSKGRFLHVNDSLARIIGLESPKEVIRQIDDAAVDLLNDPADWERLTEQLDEQGDVAGFEVELQHFGGRVIWVSVNARRLPDHGDEVSYEGSIIDISDRRNNEILRQEKRRLAKLNQRLSREIQERREAESLARLSEEKFRSLFNSTSDGILILQNGELVNCNHAAAKLFGYTDSQTLLGSDLSDLFPAKQPTGETSKDLFAKYSHQALAQGSCSFDWLCVQRNGAEFPCEIVLSFADVDGDHVLQVSVHDVTERQRQLRELMVAKDAAQAASRSKSEFLANMSHEIRTPLNGILGFTEVLRRGSIEPTKQQEYLNTIHSSGHHLLTLINDVLDLTKIEAGRMEVDRRNCSPHEIMCEVMSILRVMAIEKGLDLECRWQTGVPETICTDPDRLRQLLMNLVGNAIKFTQRGHVRLLASLDQSGSQPMLKIEVKDTGIGIESSNLQRIFRPFDQADNSITRRFGGTGLGLTISQEIAQALGGDIAVESVVGVGSTFRVWIETGDLSGIPIIAGNRAEAIRSNRRQVAQRQSTTTASLSGIRILVCDDGETNRELISLVLIDAGADVVCTVNGREAVDTILHSKQVYDLILMDMQMPVLDGYSATKQLRQYGVTMPVIALTAHAMRGDREKCLDAGCTDYLRKPIDIDELLACVRYNVGLTAEMTTATETKVDSIPIAEAVDPATEGTVAETGSDLPIHSTLPTDREEFQRIVASFSEKLAGRITVMRKTAEAGDFDELASHAHWLKGAGGTMGFACFTSPAESLERFAKENQLAAAAEVLDIIESLHRRIELPWLQSV is encoded by the coding sequence ATGCTCGATTCGCCGGTCGATTTGGCCTGGGTTCTGATCTCGGCTGCGATGGTCATGCTGATGCAAGCAGGATTCTGTTTGCTGGAAAGCGGGCTGGTGCGCAGTAAGAATACGATCAATGTCGCCATGAAGAACCTGGCGAACTTGTGCGTCTCTGGCTGTGTGTTTTGGGCCGTCGGTTTCGGTTTCATGTATGGCTCCAGCCAGTTCGGACTGCTGGGCACCAGTGACTTTTTTCCAGGAGCGAGCTTTGCGCCTCAGCAAGTCGCATTGATCGTATTTCAAACAGCGTTTTGTGGCATTGCCGCGACGATCGTCGCCGGTGCCGTTGCGGAGCGAATGCGTTTCGTCGGCTACTTGGCGCTGACCGTCGTGATCGCGGGCGCCCTGTATCCGATCTTTGGCCACTGGGCATGGGGCGGGTTGCTGGAGGGCAGTGGGGTCGGGTTTCTGAGGCGTTTGGGGTTCATCGATTTTGCCGGTTCGACCGTCGTGCACAGCGTGGGCGGTTGGGCAGCCTTGGCCACGGCGATTTGGATCGGTCCTCGACTGGGTCGATTCGGACGTCGCTCTGATCGGATTCGTGGAAACAGTTTGCCGATGGCCGCGGTGGGAACCTTGATCCTGTGGTTCGGCTGGTTCGGTTTGACCGCCGGCAGCACTTTGGCGGTAACCGGTCAAGCCTCCTCGATCATGCTCAACACAAACTTGGGAGCGATGTTCGGCGGTTTGACGTCCATGATTTTCTCGTCAGCCATTCAGCGTCGTCCCGTGGTCGAGCATTCGCTCAATGGAATCATCGCCGGATTGGTCAGCGTCACCGCAGGTTGCCACGTCATGTCACCAGCCTCCGCAGCGTGCTGTGGTGCGTTGGGCGGCATGTTGGTCACCATCGCGATGTACCACTTGGATCGCTGGCGCGTCGACGACGCGGTCGGTGCCGTCTCGGCGCACGCGATTGCCGGCGTGTGGGGAACGCTTGCCGTGGCACTGCTCAGCAATCCGTCGACTTGGGACACAGGGCTGTCTCGATGGGAACAGCTGGGCGTCCAAATCACGGGTGTCGTCATTTGTTTCATTTGGTCATTCGGCGGCACCACACTGGCTTGCTGGGCCATCAACCGATGGATAGTGCTCCGCGTTTCACCACGAGCCGAGTGCATCGGGTTGAACGTGATCGAACACGATGCCAATACCGAACTGCTGGAGATGAGTGCCGAGATGGACCGGCACCGCCGACGAGGCAGTTTCAATCGCCGGGTCGAAACCACTCGGTTCAGTGAATTGGGAGGCATCGCACGACACTACAACCGCGTACTGGGACGAGTGGAAGCCGAAATCGCACAACACGCCGAGACCTCCAATAAACTCTCCATCGCCGAGTCCCGATTTCGTGGAATGTTCGAGAACGCACGCGAGGGGCTGTTCCAAATCACCTCCAAAGGTCGGTTCCTGCACGTCAATGACTCACTCGCTCGAATCATCGGCCTGGAATCTCCTAAAGAAGTGATCCGTCAGATCGATGATGCGGCGGTGGATCTGCTGAACGATCCGGCCGATTGGGAGCGTTTGACCGAGCAATTGGACGAACAAGGAGACGTTGCCGGATTCGAAGTCGAGTTGCAACACTTCGGCGGTCGAGTCATCTGGGTCTCGGTCAACGCGAGGCGATTGCCCGACCACGGCGATGAAGTCTCCTATGAAGGTTCGATCATCGACATCAGTGACCGCCGCAATAATGAGATCCTGCGTCAGGAAAAACGACGGTTGGCGAAACTGAATCAACGGCTTTCTCGCGAAATCCAAGAACGTCGTGAGGCCGAATCGTTGGCCCGCTTGAGTGAAGAAAAGTTCCGATCGCTTTTCAATTCGACGAGCGATGGAATCCTGATTCTGCAAAACGGCGAACTGGTCAATTGCAACCATGCCGCGGCAAAACTGTTCGGATACACCGACTCGCAAACCCTGCTGGGCTCGGATCTGAGCGATCTGTTTCCGGCCAAGCAGCCGACCGGAGAGACCTCCAAAGACCTGTTCGCCAAGTACTCGCACCAAGCACTTGCCCAAGGCAGTTGCTCGTTCGACTGGCTCTGTGTGCAACGCAACGGGGCGGAGTTTCCGTGTGAGATCGTCTTGAGTTTTGCCGACGTCGATGGCGATCATGTCTTGCAAGTCAGTGTGCACGATGTGACCGAGCGACAACGGCAACTCAGAGAACTGATGGTGGCAAAGGATGCTGCTCAAGCAGCAAGCCGGTCCAAGAGCGAGTTCCTCGCCAACATGAGCCATGAAATTCGTACGCCACTGAACGGGATCCTGGGTTTCACCGAAGTCCTGCGGCGGGGAAGCATTGAGCCGACCAAGCAGCAGGAATACTTGAACACCATTCACAGCAGCGGTCACCATTTGTTGACGCTGATCAACGATGTCTTGGACCTGACCAAGATCGAAGCGGGGCGAATGGAAGTCGATCGTCGCAATTGCTCTCCGCATGAGATCATGTGCGAAGTCATGTCGATCCTCCGCGTGATGGCCATCGAAAAGGGATTGGACCTGGAGTGCCGATGGCAAACAGGTGTTCCCGAAACGATCTGCACCGACCCCGATCGTTTGAGGCAGTTGCTGATGAATCTTGTCGGCAATGCGATCAAGTTCACGCAACGCGGGCATGTGCGGCTGTTGGCATCATTGGACCAGTCCGGCTCGCAGCCGATGCTGAAAATTGAAGTCAAAGATACTGGGATTGGAATCGAAAGCTCGAACCTGCAACGCATTTTCCGTCCGTTTGATCAAGCCGACAATTCGATCACCCGTCGATTCGGCGGAACCGGATTGGGGCTGACAATCAGTCAAGAAATCGCCCAAGCGCTCGGCGGCGACATCGCGGTGGAGAGCGTAGTCGGGGTGGGCAGCACGTTCCGCGTCTGGATCGAAACGGGCGATCTGTCGGGAATCCCGATCATCGCGGGCAATCGAGCAGAAGCCATCCGTAGCAACCGCCGACAAGTGGCGCAACGTCAATCCACTACCACTGCGTCCCTCTCGGGCATTCGCATTCTGGTCTGCGACGATGGTGAGACCAATCGTGAATTGATCAGTCTGGTGCTGATCGATGCCGGTGCCGATGTCGTCTGTACGGTCAATGGTCGGGAAGCCGTCGACACGATCTTGCACAGCAAACAGGTCTACGATTTGATTTTAATGGACATGCAAATGCCCGTGCTGGATGGCTATTCGGCCACCAAACAACTACGTCAGTACGGCGTCACCATGCCAGTGATCGCATTGACAGCACACGCCATGCGTGGCGACCGAGAAAAATGTTTGGATGCCGGGTGCACTGATTATCTCCGCAAGCCGATCGATATCGACGAATTGCTTGCTTGCGTCCGATACAACGTCGGTCTCACTGCGGAAATGACAACCGCAACAGAAACCAAAGTCGATTCAATTCCGATTGCAGAGGCAGTCGATCCAGCAACCGAGGGGACGGTCGCGGAGACGGGGTCGGACTTGCCGATTCACTCCACGCTTCCCACGGATCGGGAGGAATTCCAAAGAATCGTTGCAAGTTTCTCGGAGAAACTCGCCGGACGCATCACCGTGATGCGAAAAACCGCCGAGGCCGGTGACTTTGACGAACTGGCATCACACGCTCACTGGCTCAAGGGAGCCGGTGGCACGATGGGGTTCGCCTGTTTCACGTCTCCTGCTGAATCACTGGAGCGTTTCGCAAAAGAAAACCAGCTCGCAGCCGCCGCTGAGGTGCTGGACATCATCGAATCGTTGCATCGACGAATCGAACTCCCTTGGCTTCAATCCGTTTGA
- a CDS encoding adenine phosphoribosyltransferase: protein MIDLKSFVRDIPDYPKPGILFRDITPLLASPEALSAATDALAEPFLGQDIDVIAAAEARGFIFATPLAMKLNAGFVPIRKPGKLPFEFHTHQYDLEYGSDELQVHTDSVQPGQRVVIVDDLLATGGTMEACCRLLEKCGAEIVGCSFLIHLTDLVGEARLAPYRVESVMKY, encoded by the coding sequence ATGATCGACTTGAAAAGCTTTGTACGAGACATTCCGGATTACCCCAAGCCGGGGATCTTGTTTCGCGACATCACACCCTTGCTAGCGAGCCCGGAAGCGTTGTCAGCGGCGACCGACGCGTTGGCCGAGCCGTTTCTAGGACAAGACATTGATGTGATCGCGGCTGCCGAAGCACGCGGATTCATCTTCGCCACCCCCTTGGCGATGAAGCTCAATGCGGGATTCGTTCCGATTCGCAAACCGGGCAAACTGCCATTTGAATTTCACACCCATCAGTACGACCTGGAGTATGGCAGCGACGAGTTGCAAGTGCACACCGACTCAGTGCAGCCCGGACAGCGGGTCGTGATCGTCGACGACTTGTTAGCCACAGGGGGAACGATGGAAGCCTGTTGCCGGTTGCTGGAAAAGTGCGGTGCCGAGATCGTCGGCTGTTCGTTCCTGATCCACCTGACGGACTTGGTCGGCGAAGCAAGACTGGCACCCTATCGCGTCGAATCGGTGATGAAGTATTGA